A stretch of the Leishmania braziliensis MHOM/BR/75/M2904 WGS CADA00000000 data, contig 42, whole genome shotgun sequence genome encodes the following:
- a CDS encoding TATE DNA Transposon — MRALESLRSNPLNMQGRPLSQEEEAEVCPRNWFLFAAKPPHISQLAWSLVRPDTRAHHLRWLTRIKSMNSEQMLMRFPAACIDLILSTARARKWKWATTAKAFAAVAGALRDLPLYSTQARGIRLQDDPEWRSAFGTVQRYMKESVPDAPPFVSRQQVERISKRLRLGHPRAALFLAMMWGFAARACDISTLRAKDVTLFPGASTDTYVKVTLTIRKGKGAKTRGPYPVPSVLTRDLAATLQEMLVGKKPSEELFSPHVGELRALIAQEVRTEMRGAQLPSIRKGALRCMAEAGVPLKDLMMISGHAKQATLLRYLGYGQQYGGGRDRKGQRRKSAIPDPLEAAACVFRFRSQESSCANLGIAPQEVAAMVDQMSSFIQVLTERPALVKQWPLHLKRNTPLDMDTVLAMPTKRASTKRFLQRIQCFLDPSFYDGLRTSRTIKKCALTAAEIRQAVEMGKFEPCPISDIGAQVQLPEGMHGVNVFTVPELKGRRRLITEPLLNRVIPKHHVPRVHYDTRLGRRQRLRYARYMLQIDFEAYYDAIPIAATLRNKFVFRARHDGRYYRLRTLPTGARWSVAVGQAVTWTIVDIDTPVTITTLIDNILVAAREGQEREFVLAVRTVVARIKAANLMTSPNRDELEAMSDEEILQLASANTVFLGEEYTWNGRERLIRNSVKTVAKLKLALQKTSHTIRSLASLISLIFFALHTTQMNPARAFKLLRAYRGIYRLTFRGYDWDDAVPYIDSSVARSLQEIGGALVQNPWWKISDERHPTTDEATYDAVAFTDASLEGWGAVLHLRDAGATEMWTYRQRWTEDLERQLGGDDGEAERVLEKLRQYQLRRRVRSGGRFEDPDLQADRFQARYSAHAEPRAAQLMLRHLVEHHRVPNGARIALATDHRAIVIAQKHLNGFGGIGRGYALNKLFEYT, encoded by the exons atgcgcgctctcgaaagcctccgctccaatcctttaaacatgcagggcaggcctctttcgcaagaagaagaggcggaggtctgcccgagaaactggttcctcttcgccgcgaaacCGCCACACATCTCACAGCTGGCATGGAGTCTTGTGCGGCccgacactcgcgcacaccacttgcgatggttgacgcgaatcaagtcgatgaactcggaacagatgctcatgcgctttccggcggcatgcatcgacttgatCCTGTCGACCGCAAGGGCCCGGAAATGGAAGTGGGCAACAACCGcgaaggcctttgccgcggtggcgggtgcgctgcgcgacctgccgctctactcgaCGCAGGCGCGGGGTATTCGCCTCCAGGACGATcccgagtggcgaagcgcttttggcacggtgcagcgttacatgaaggagtcggtgccggatgcgcctcccttcGTTTCGCGTCAACAGGTCGAGAGGATCTCCAAACGGCTCCGGTTAGGCCAtccacgcgccgcgctgttcctcgccatgATGTGGGGATTCGCAGCACGAGCGTGCGACATTTCCACGCTGCGAGCGAAGGACGTGACGCTTTTCCCGGGAGCATCGACGGATACATACGTGaaggtcacgctgacgatccgcaagggaaagggtgccaaaACACGTGGCCCGTACCCGGTCCCGTCGGTGCTGACGAGGGACcttgcagcgacgctgcaggagatgctggtcgGGAAAAAACCATCCGAGGAGCTTTTTTCACCACACGTGGGggagctgcgggcgctgatcgcccaggaggtgcgaacagagatgcgaggtgcacagctgccctcgatccGAAAAGGCGCGCTCCGTTgtatggcggaagcgggtgtcccGTTGAAGGACCTGATGATGATTTccgggcacgcgaagcaggccacgctgctgcgctatcttgggtatggccagcag tacggtggaggccgagaccgcaagggacaacgccggaagagcgctattccagaccctctagaggctgcggcttgcgtgttccgtttccgatcgcaagagtcatcgtgcgcgaatctcggaatcgcaccacaggaggtggcggccatggtggaccagatgtccagtttcatccaagtgctgacggagcgaccggcactcgtgaagcagtggccgttgcacctgaaacggaacacaccactggacatggataccgtgctcgcgatgccgacaaaacgcgcctcaacgaagcgTTTTCTTCAGCGaatccagtgctttctggatccctccttctacgatgggttgcggacgtcgaggacCATCAAAAAGTGTGCGCTCACAGCGGCGGAAATACGACAGGcggtcgagatgggcaagttcGAACCATGCCcgatcagcgacatcggcgcccaggtgcaattgccagagggcatgcacggcgtgaacgtcttcacggtgccggagctgaagggacgacgacgcctcatcacggagcccctgctgaaccgcgtgattcccaaacatcacgtcccgcgcgtccactacgacacgcgcctcggaagacgacagcggctgcgatacgcccgttacatgctacagatcgacttcgaagcttattacgacgctatcccgatcgcggcgacactccgtaacaagttcgtttttcgagccaggcatgacgggcgatactaccgccttcgtactctcccgaccggcgcgcggtggagcgttgccgtcggccaggcggtgacgtggacgattgtcgacatcgacacgcccgtcaccatcaccacgctcatcgacaacattctcgtggccgcacgcgaaggtcaggagcgtgagtttgtgctcgcggtgcgcacggtcgtcgcacgcatcaaggcggcgaacctgatgacgtcaccaaaccgggacgagctggaggcgatgtcggacgaggaaatcctgcagctggcgagtgccaacaccgtttttctcggtgaagaatacacatggaatggccgagagcggctgatccgcaactcggtgaagacggtggcgaagttgaagcttgcgctccaaaagaccagccacaccatacgcagcctggcctcgctcatctcgctgatcttcttcgcgctccacaccacgcaaatgaaccccgcacgggcattcaagctgctgagagcctacCGAGGCATATACCGGCTGACGTTCCGCGGGTACGACTGGGACGACGCGGTTCCTTACAtcgactcctccgtggcgcggtcgctgcaggagatcggcggcgcactggtgcagaatccgtggtggaaaatctcggacgagagacacccaacgacggacgaggcgacctatgacgcggtggccttcaccgacgcgtcgctggagggctggggtgctgtacttcacctccgcgacgcgggcgccacagaaatgtggacctatcggcagcgctggaccgaggacctggaacggcaactcggcggcgacgacggcgaggcggaacgcgtcctcgaaaaactgcgccagtaccagctgcgtcgccgcgtccggTCGGGAGGCCGGTTCGAGGACCCCGACCTGCAGGCGgaccgcttccaggcgcggtactcggcacacgcggaaccacgcgcggcacaactaatgctgcgacacctggtggagcaccacagggtgcccaacggagcgcgaatcgcgcttgccacggaccaccgtgcgattgtcattgcgcagaaacacctgaacggtttcggcggcattggcagaggctaTGCCTTGAACAAACTTTTCGAGTACACCTAA